A single genomic interval of Leptidea sinapis chromosome 37, ilLepSina1.1, whole genome shotgun sequence harbors:
- the LOC126975792 gene encoding uncharacterized protein LOC126975792: protein MMQQYLTLATTLSLLANGVSPLQCYQCLINPHPGEYYNTTKRLCVHFDSSEKFVVDCPYSTMCMKQEFYLDIQNGVRINGIQRDCAQQKHEYQDYKNGRWSPKTEIVEAYEEGCTSPDDKGERAVVTRYCYCRNDLCNTSSTNHEGYTDIMGVIVVFNLMKYINSLR from the exons ATGATGCAGCAATATCTGACGCTAGCGACCACGCTGTCGCTTCTAGCTAACG GCGTATCCCCGCTGCAGTGCTACCAGTGCCTGATCAACCCACATCCGGGAGAGTATTACAACACCACCAAGCGGCTGTGTGTTCACTTCGATAGCTCCGAAAAATTTGTCGTGGATTGTCCCTACTCCACTATGTGTATGAAGCAGGAGTTCTATCTGGATATACAGAATGGAG TAAGAATCAACGGAATCCAACGCGACTGCGCTCAGCAGAAACACGAGTACCAGGACTACAAGAACGGCAGATGGTCGCCTAAGACAGAGATCGTCGAGGCATACGAGGAAGGCTGCACTAGCCCTGATGATAAGGGTGAAAGAGCGGTTGTCACAAG ATACTGCTACTGCAGAAATGACCTCTGCAACACCTCGAGCACGAATCACGAGGGCTACACCGACATCATGGGAGTCATCGTGGTGTTCAACCTCATGAAATACATCAACAGCCTCAGATAG
- the LOC126975742 gene encoding uncharacterized protein LOC126975742, which translates to MFIVMKLIKYFALLLIFCSCANTVDLEYYYEDKADYRNEDINENRNESIVSEKTHFLEDKVSDIKSSNDASNGYFNNSDEAVPNTNNTNVTHDGRKSILSQMLRNSLNKKQSNKTVSVMKSKLFKDYEYAYDDVDDQLNFLRDVNITSPSNSDKKNRNLIFKEHRSSEFYNIEPAADSDFLQRNWSNINSSDIWYVPEKYPCWELPLLYGQLGSKNNKEDVFLLYSGRLKNVVDPGFQKLKSRLYMAEYQNFNTWCGVQPCYGDHTLCLFPDSTLSTICETGYTVKVPSIMSQMGIINTLNSMRNRVASGESERYSHLPPAANMKQINYDYDLQKISEAWLRQCLPGPAPCSALEGKFVAQLECTKYANYCCFNTRKSAVQCIPKSACFINAVIGCIHLWYWSAGRHLQKADVQCGRAAVRNFNTVQLLWATTTKVGCAYARRRNGDIRVVCNFAPGAPFVIDTRLYCGIITHEPTKEFGDDPQKINDMMPSLGVSWNHIQQKNREHPTSSKVDPLYSTTEGLKSIWGVQSLNKIYLEDWVRELMGKRKNGSKCVIARLVTKYTFIDVSEAKCDMNQSVYIAGAPGSECAERGRRYGNLCHDFRDPTPGYRMVAVVAPVALFTLILYDLFGGVVRQSSSR; encoded by the exons ATGTTcattgtaatgaaattgattaaatatttcgcattattattgatattttgttCTTGTGCAAACACCGTAGATTTAGAATACTATTATGAAGACAAGGCTGATTATAGAAATGAAGACATTAATGAGAATAGAAACGAATCTATTGTAAGTGAAAAGACACATTTTCTGGAAGATAAAGTTTCTGATATTAAAAGTTCAAATGACGCTTCTAATGGTTATTTTAATAACAGTGACGAAGCTGTTCCTAACACAAATAATACAAATGTTACACACGATGGAAGGAAATCGATACTATCACAAATGTTGAGAaatagtttgaataaaaaacaGTCTAATAAAACGGTGTCCGTCATGAAATCGAAACTGTTCAAAGACTATGAATATGCTTATGATGATGTTGACGATCAGCTAAATTTTCTACGTGACGTAAATATTACTAGTCCTTCAAATTCTGATAAGAAAAATAGAAATCTCATCTTTAAAGAACACAGAAGTTCAGAGTTTTATAACATAGAACCAGCAGCCGATTCTGACTTTTTGCAAAGGAATTGGAGTAATATAAATAGTAGTGATATTTGGTATGTTCCGGAGAAATATCCCTGCTGGGAGCTGCCACTCCTCTATGGACAGTTAggatctaaaaataataaagaagatGTCTTCTTACTTTATAGTGGACGTCTGAAAAACGTAGTCGATCCGGGGTTTCAGAAACTAAAGTCCAGACTCTACATGGCTGAATATCAGAATTTTAACACTTGGTGTGGAGTACAACCTTGCTACGGAGATCACACGCTCTGCTTGTTTCCTGATTCTACACTATCGACAATTTGCGAGACTGGATATACAGTAAAAGTGCCATCTATAATGAGTCAAATGGGAATTATCAACACACTTAATTCTATGCGGAATCGCGTGGCTAGCGGGGAATCTGAAAGATATTCACACCTGCCTCCAGCAGCTAATATGAAACAAATCAATTACGACTACGATTTACAAAAGATATCAGAGGCTTGGTTGCGTCAGTGTCTGCCAGGACCGGCGCCCTGTTCTGCGTTGGAAGGCAAGTTTGTGGCACAACTAGAATGTACTAAATATGCGAATTATTGCTGCTTCAACACTCGGAAATCAGCGGTTCAATG TATCCCGAAATCCGCATGCTTTATCAACGCTGTGATTGGATGTATTCATTTATGGTATTGGAGCGCTGGTCGGCATCTTCAAAAAGCAGACGTTCAATGTGGCCGTGCTGCTGTAAGAAACTTTAATACGGTGCAATTACTTTGGGCCACCACCACAAAAGTCGGATGTGCATATGCAAGGAGAAGAAATGGTGACATAAGAGTTGTTTGCAATTTTGCACCTGGGGCGCCCTTTGTCATTGACACCAGACTTTACTGTGGCATAATTACTCATGAACCAACAAAGGAATTCGGTGACGATCCCCAAAAAATTAATGACATGATGCCGTCACTTGGTGTCTCATGGAACCATATACAGCAAAAGAACAGGGAGCATCCAACTTCAAGTAAGGTCGATCCACTGTACAGTACAACAGAAGGTTTAAAGTCCATATGGGGAGTGCAGAGCCTGAATAAAATATACCTCGAAGATTGGGTCAGGGAGCTTATGGGCAAGAGGAAGAACGGCTCGAAGTGTGTGATAGCCAGGTTGGTGACCAAGTACACGTTCATAGACGTAAGTGAAGCCAAGTGTGATATGAATCAGTCGGTCTACATTGCTGGAGCGCCGGGCTCCGAGTGCGCGGAAAGAGGCAGGCGTTACGGGAACCTTTGCCACGACTTCCGGGATCCAACGCCTGGCTATAGGATGGTTGCTGTCGTGGCTCCTGTTGCTCTGTTCACTCTTATCCTATATGATTTGTTCGGCGGTGTTGTAAGACAGTCGAGCTCTAGGTAA